From a single Mycolicibacterium moriokaense genomic region:
- a CDS encoding AbrB family transcriptional regulator encodes MVIRQLLRWSLLVAVTIGVTYPLDLLGVPSAALFAALAVGVVLALLALAPSRVPRPAGVAAQGVLGVYIGTMVQENAVDALGPHWPIVLIIAVATLALSVVCGAVLAMHRDVTPLTGSLALVAGGASGLVAIARELGGDDRIVSVVQYLRVALVTASMPVLVTLIYHADRSHPSATMSQSDSAPWYLSIGMLVALVVVGATVGRWIRLPGAGLLGPLALTVVLEVSGLSFGLSVPVLLVQIGYAVIGWQAGLAFTRDSLRAVGRMLPTAVGLIVVLSAATAGLGVVLAHVAGVSPLTGYLATSPGGVYAVLATAVETGSDVTFIIAAQVVRILLMLFAAPLLARGMVWLSGRLTPQSREITPASREPICVAD; translated from the coding sequence ATGGTGATAAGACAGCTGCTCAGATGGTCACTGCTGGTCGCGGTGACAATCGGCGTCACCTACCCCCTCGATCTCCTCGGCGTCCCGTCGGCCGCGCTGTTCGCCGCGCTTGCCGTGGGCGTCGTGCTTGCCCTGTTGGCGCTGGCACCCAGTCGCGTACCCCGTCCTGCCGGCGTCGCCGCGCAGGGTGTCCTCGGTGTCTACATCGGCACGATGGTTCAGGAGAACGCGGTCGATGCGCTCGGACCGCACTGGCCGATCGTCCTCATCATCGCCGTCGCCACGCTGGCGCTCAGCGTCGTGTGCGGGGCGGTCCTCGCGATGCACCGTGACGTCACCCCGCTGACGGGCTCGCTGGCGTTGGTGGCCGGCGGGGCGTCCGGGCTGGTCGCGATCGCCCGCGAACTCGGCGGCGACGATCGCATCGTGTCGGTCGTGCAATATCTGCGCGTCGCGCTCGTGACGGCGTCGATGCCCGTGCTCGTGACGCTGATCTACCACGCCGACAGGTCGCATCCGAGTGCGACGATGTCCCAATCCGACAGCGCACCTTGGTATCTGAGCATCGGCATGCTCGTCGCGCTCGTGGTTGTCGGCGCCACCGTCGGTCGGTGGATCCGGCTGCCCGGTGCGGGTCTGCTGGGACCATTGGCGCTGACGGTGGTCCTCGAGGTGTCCGGCCTGTCCTTCGGCTTGTCGGTGCCGGTGCTGCTGGTGCAGATCGGCTACGCCGTGATCGGCTGGCAGGCCGGGCTGGCGTTCACCCGCGATTCGTTGCGCGCGGTGGGACGCATGCTTCCCACGGCCGTCGGCCTCATCGTCGTACTCAGCGCCGCGACCGCGGGGTTGGGCGTGGTGCTGGCACACGTCGCGGGGGTGAGTCCGCTGACCGGCTATCTGGCCACCAGCCCCGGCGGCGTCTACGCGGTGCTGGCCACCGCAGTCGAGACGGGGTCCGACGTCACCTTCATCATCGCCGCGCAGGTGGTGCGGATCCTGCTCATGCTGTTCGCCGCGCCGCTGCTGGCCCGGGGCATGGT
- a CDS encoding MarR family winged helix-turn-helix transcriptional regulator, protein MDRGESSRRSAATELRESIVAVNQQMRRHRPDHGLTLSQMQLLGEVSRTGVTTPAELASRLGVRVQSLTDSINALADRQLIARRPDEVDRRRQLIEITAVGTELLEADRAERDAWLHATMRDNLSELEFDLVMLVAPVLRKIAYADST, encoded by the coding sequence ATGGACCGTGGTGAGTCAAGTCGCAGGTCGGCCGCCACCGAGCTGCGGGAATCGATCGTCGCCGTCAACCAGCAGATGCGTCGGCACCGCCCGGACCACGGGCTGACGCTGAGCCAGATGCAACTACTCGGCGAGGTGAGCCGTACCGGTGTCACCACGCCCGCTGAACTCGCGTCACGCCTAGGCGTGCGGGTGCAGTCGCTGACCGACAGCATCAACGCGTTGGCGGACCGGCAGCTGATCGCTCGTCGGCCAGATGAGGTCGACCGGCGTCGTCAGCTCATCGAGATCACCGCCGTGGGCACCGAACTGCTGGAGGCCGACCGCGCCGAACGTGACGCGTGGCTGCACGCGACCATGCGCGACAACCTGTCGGAGCTCGAGTTCGACCTGGTGATGCTCGTCGCGCCGGTGCTGCGCAAGATCGCATACGCCGACTCCACATAA